One genomic segment of Suncus etruscus isolate mSunEtr1 chromosome 15, mSunEtr1.pri.cur, whole genome shotgun sequence includes these proteins:
- the ZC2HC1B gene encoding zinc finger C2HC domain-containing protein 1B has product MDGNQELFPCEVCGRRFAADVLERHGLICRKLFNKKRKPFSSLKQRLQGTDIPTVRKAAQSKPPPVKKSNWRQQHEDFINTIRSAKQCMLALKEGRPLPPLSSSSVNPDYIQCPYCMRRFNEAAASRHINFCKDQSSRRIFDPIKTAAKIASRGQDGSQVSSPKEPTVTSAVGVLLQNRALEILNGGPFKSAVDPPSGAKFKQGSTKSSKKD; this is encoded by the exons ATGG ATGGCAATCAGGAATTATTTCCCTGTGAAGTCTGTGGAAGACGCTTCGCAGCAGATGTTCTG gaaaggCATGGACTAATATGTAGAAAACTCTTCAACAAAAAACGTAAACCTTTCAGTTCTTTAAAACAAAGATTACAGGGCACTGACATTCCCACTGTGAGGAAAGCTGCTCAGTCCAAG cctcCACCTGTGAAGAAATCTAACTGGAGACAACAGCATGAAGACTTCATTAATACAATTCGGTCAGCAAAGCAGTGTATGCTAGCCCTTAAAGAAGGCCGGCCTCTTCCACCCCTGTCCTCTTCATCTGTCAACCCAG ATTATATTCAATGCCCATACTGTATGAGGAGATTCAATGAAGCTGCAGCCAGTCGCCATATCAATTTCTGCAAAGATCAATCTTCTCGCCGAATCTTTGATCCAATCAAGACAGCTGCCAAAATAGCATCTAGAGGACAG GATGGGTCTCAGGTGAGTTCACCCAAGGAGCCAACAGTAACCAGTGCTGTGGGGGTTCTGCTACAAAACAGGGCCCTGGAGATCTTGAATGGGGGCCCATTCAAATCAG CTGTGGACCCTCCCTCCGGAGCCAAATTTAAACAAGGATCTACTAAATCTTCGAAAAAGGATTAA